From the Lathyrus oleraceus cultivar Zhongwan6 chromosome 3, CAAS_Psat_ZW6_1.0, whole genome shotgun sequence genome, the window gttcaatataaacatatgggcaaaagggtaattgtacacataagtattgtcacaaaaggatttgtcatatcatatgacattttcgtgtcttaggtaggagtgatgtgttgctagatacctctcactatttattatgttaaatatgtgatttaatataattgctaatgtcgcgaaaacctacagggtcacacacaaaaggacagattgatgagagatagaataactaaggaacaccgtaaggtacggtgcacttaagtgaattgtagaacatcataagatacggtgtacttaagtagaatacgaaatatggaaaggtaccacacacttaaatgattttggcatatcataagatatgggccacatacacttaagtgggatttttagcttgcagcccacacaagtggttctataaatagaacccttgtgcaaaagcatttgtgCAATTGTaatttcgtctctctctctctctctctctctctctctctctctctctctctctctctctctctctctctctctctctctctcaaagccttcattcgtagcagctagcactaagattaAAGGAATTTGTccgtgtggattgagtagaggtgttgtcaccattcaacgtttgtgatcgctccgtagatctgcatcaaaggtttcaatcgccacaagaggtaacgattatatcactgatcatgcctattcgtaaggatcactaaaggagaaattttttaattcCACTGCGctttggatcgctattctccttcagtaTGTTGCTCAACCTCCCGATTTTGAAAATCACGAGTATCCAaatcatgttttcaaattaaaacgCATTTTGTACGGTCTCAAACAAGCACATAGGGCTTGGTATGAGTGACTAAGCAAGTTTTTAATTAATCAAGGATACTTAAGGGGAAAGGTTGACACTACTCTTTTTATTAAGCGCCATGGAAATGATACTCTTCTTGTAcaagtatatgttgatgacattatcTTTGGATCTACTAATATGCAACTTGTCAAAGAATTTTCTAAGCTTATGCAAAGAGAGTTTGAAATGAACCTTATGGGAGAGCTAGATTACTTCCTAGGTCTGCAAATCAAACAACTAAATGAAGTCAGATTTTTTTGTCAAACCAAGTATGGAAAGGACTTGCTAAAGAGATTTGGCATGGTTGATGCAAAGTCCATTGACACTCCGATGGTTACAAACGGTAACTTGGAAAGGAACGAAAATGGTAAGAATGTGGAAGTGAAGAAATatagaggtatgataggttctcttctaTATCTCACTGCATTTAGGTCAGATATCATGTTTAGTGTCTGTATATGTGTCCGATATCAATCAACCCCTAAGGAATCTCATCTCAAAGTCGTCAAACGTATTTTTAGGTATCTTCATGGTACTTTAAATTATGGGTTTTGGTATTCCAAAGGGAGTGATTGTAGCTTAGTTAGTTACACTGATTCCGACTTTGTCGGTTGCAAgtcggataggaaaagcactagtgggACTTGTCACAtattttcaaattccttagttagttggcatagcaagaaacaagttttAGTTGCTTTGTCAACTGCCGAGGAAGAATACATAGCGGTCGGTGGTTATTGTGCTCAAATTAATAATTACTTTATTTTGATATAAAACTAAGTCGTATTCCAATTTTGTGCGACAACACTAGTGCCATTAACCTAACTAAGAACCCGGTGCTACATTCTCGTACTAATCATATTGAGATCCGTCATCACTTTCTAtgcgatcatgttgaaaaaggcGACGTCATTTTTTAGCATGTTAATAGTAAAAATCAACTAGACGATATTTTTACAAAACCCCTTGCGACTGAGCCCTTTTTTAACATTCGATGGGAATTAGGAATTCTTGACATCTCAACATTACCTAAATGTTATGTTAATCCACTTTGACTATATCTTTTCTATCTAACATTTCTTGACAAGCATACTTCATAAGAGTGCAttcctcatcatttcacaagcaagATACTATTGTTTCATTTTCTGTTTTTGTGTGTTAGCTTTTTCTTTTCGCATGCCGTTTATGGTCCATATGATTGATCTTCTTGACATATAAGATAGTTCATGTATGATCACTTCCAACAATGTCCAATTGTTGTATGTCAATTCATATGCTTATAGTGACGTTATGATATCTTCATTTCCTTGAAATATTGTAATTTGGTGCATCAGTTTGTTATCTATTTTCTTTATGATTTGTGATTGAAAAGGTTACATTGTTATCAATATCCTTGATTATGAGTCATTGTTATGTTTTCATCTATTTTTGGTTTGTGTGGTGGTACTTTGTTTATCGCCTTGCTATAGCACATGTGTGAGCAGCATTTTGGGAGTACCAAGGGTGTATGTCACGTAATCATATCGTTTTTGTAGTATGTCAAGTATTTTGTGTTCACTTTGtatccttcatttttcatgattgTGTTGTGATTATGTGGCATAAGTTATGACAATTTGTTCTATTGTTGCATTATTGTCTTGTATTTATGTTTAAGTATTTATTTTCAATATGCAAGTCATTCTATGTGAGTGTTATCATATTGATGTTCTTATCTTTGCAAAACGCCTTTGTGTGTTATATTCGTTTATGCGTGATTTTAGATTCTTCTCATGGATTGTTTCGCTTCTTTTTGAAGTTATCAAAGAGGGAGAAGTAAGATAAAGATGGATGAAGTTGTAGGGTGCATACATTCAGGGGGAGCTGTTCATTGCAAACGCATATGCATCGTCTCAATTTTTgtcatcaaaaagggggagtatgtgagtgcaacttccGTTAGATGTGatttgtatgatgtcaaaactaggatactaGTATCCTCTGAATctctatgtgcatcttagcattaggaagcataaaatTATTTATAAACAATGTGGGAAAGGTCTCATgcatcaaacatgcatgaaaaatcattttttgtGAAAAATAGCAGTACAAGTCGACACATAGAACTATAGGTCAACCTATTGAAAACGTTTTTTAGatataggtcgacacatagaactACAGTTTGACCTATGGAAAAAACGTCTTGGCTATAGGTCTACACATGAAGTCTATAGGTCAACACGTATGTTGCTGCATTAAAGCATGTGGCCTCTGTTTCATGTGTCGAGTCTTCAGGTTGACACATAGGGAGCACATAATTCTCATAGACCGACACATGACCTTAAACAGGTCGACCTATGCATTGCATACGTCGACACATAACCAGTATAGGTCGACCGatatttttcttcaaaaaatttcaTATTTTTCTATCCTCTTTTGTATCTCCTTTTGCCCTAAATCACCCATACATATAAATGCTccatacatgcatcattctctaacaaggtttctagtgagtaaaacctacatgaatccaggatttcaatGCATCTCATTATCTTCAATTCAATTTATGCATACACGTAATCAAACTACaaataatcattttttgattgggtcTCATCTAGATTATgattgataacgtccaattaggttgGTTGTACCGAAAATATTGGGTTGCAATCTTTGAcggattcaaataagaaaaccggTTTGGAGTTTTCCTTCAAtatctttagggtttgaaggtttttgacaagattgtgcaattcggatctgatcgagtgaaagccttgagactatatcagcaagggagtagcgtgaaaTGGTGGATAGTGTGCGCTTAGGATTAATTCAATTGGGTGAAAACCTTTAGACAAGGAGGtcgtgcaaggaagtagcaacaatAGGTGAATTGAAGCGGCGTTGTTGGTGACTTGATAaatctttgatcaaggtttttgaggtgatagagtcaagaacaaacttaaggtttgtgggatttgatttctcacctcttgtattcatacatttgcaaagtaagacttattatattaatatctcaattcgaattgAGTGTAGACGTACCCATAGTGAGTTGATTGGAaaactgcctaaacaaatccttgcGTACTCCTCtttctctctatctcttttatttttcgaCTCCCAAATTGTTGATTGCTTTGATCACCGGATCAATatagtttggatcataattttgattatattttgaatcttgtgtttgttgtattgatcattaaccatttggttgtgattgaATTTCTTAGAACAAAAAACACCATATAAAATTCCAAACTTTGTTTCTTGCATACCAAGTGTTCTACAAATTGGTTGACTTAGTTTTTTGTGTATGGATATCGTTGGAGAGAGACTTTTACTATAtagagtattcaattagttgtgCTTAATAGTTATTGATTGACTTGTGAATTATTATCATTCTATTGGTACTATTACGCATATCCGAACTTTTCAGTagtaggttcggttagacgattttgaATCCGAAAAATATTTGAAACGTTTCCACGTCAAAAAAATTCTAAATCAAAgtttcaaataatttttttacttggaatctattcacccccccccccccccccccccccccccccctcgTAGGCTTGTCGTCTAACATCTTAATGGTTTTGAGGTGAGGGATGTCCTAGATACCATTATGATGGAGGCACGAGAGACACTGATATATCAGAGATATCATTGGAGGACGGGGGACAGATGAGGTTGAGGCGTTCGATGAGCTCTAGTCCAGCATACACAGAAGTTAATAGTTCTTGTATTTATTATCGATAGTATTTTATTCTAACTTATTTCGACTATATTGTGTATTTCGACTTCATTGTGTATCGACTAATGACTTATTTTGACCATTTGAATTTATGTCATTTTTTTATATATCGATTGTATGGTTTAACATTCATCACATTACATAAGTCTTAACATTTATAAATCATCATTTTCATGTGAGTAACCATAAAACTAACTTTACTTGCATATTTTCGTAAATCCTAAACGGAGATGCATATCCGGAACAATAAATATTTAAAATGGACCTTTCAAAAAGGAATGCATGAgtttgttttaaaaaaaaatcgaaGATGGATCTCCAAATCAATTAATGTTTTGACTTAAGATAAAGTGCGTCCAAAGATGACATCTCCGAAATCTGAGAGACATTTTGAATTTTCCAAAGTATTTATTCACCTTATAAGATGGGATAAGAAATTCCCAATTTTAAAGATAAGAATGGAGGAGGGATTTGACCAAATACCAAAGACGTGTCTTGGACCCATGGACACAAGGACCAACATTGTAAGGTATTTTAGGGAGAAGAGAATGATTATCATCTAAAAATTAGAACCAAAAATTATCTTTTGGGGTCCCTAAAAACAAAATTAGAACCAAAAATTATCTTTTGTAGTCCCTAAAAACATAAGATTAAAATTTTACCATGGTTGGAAAATGACTTAGCGGGCTCAACAATCAGAGAAACTAAGAAATGACCAAAAACACAACAATTCATGCATAAAAGATTCAAAAAGGGATAGCTAGCAGACAAACCCATAAGCCAACCCATGGTATAAATGTAATAGGAGATGCCGACTAACATGCAGAGACTCGGCTACAATCAATTGTGACCGGGTGGGAAACATATGGATCTTTCCAACAAAGGTAGTTGATGGGATTGGGGTGAGGTCAAGTGATCTCCCATGCAAGAGGATCTTGTGTCAGTTCATGTACGGTGACCGATCGGTCAGATGCTTCTGGGTGAACAATAGTGCTGCCACTTTGTACACTGAGCAATATTGACAGTAAGTGTCCAAAACAGCTAAAACCCTATACAAAAGAGAAAAATGGTCCAACCAAAATGCTCCTGTACAAATTTGAACAACCTGAACAGAATATGAATAATTTCTCATATAGTAATATTTACTAGGAACTCAGAAATGCAAGAGACATGAGAAAATAGTATGCAGAAACCTAACATTTAAGTTTGAATCCATCCACCTAAGCTGGTAATTATGAATGTCTATTAATAGGAAAGAATATCAGAAGGAATGAATGATAACTATGATCAGTCATCAATTTCAAATGATTATATTTtcatgaagtaaaacaagaatcACAAGTTGGGTTttcaattttcactttgttcCACCAGAGTAATACACCCTTAATTCCTCCATACAGCCTAGGTTATAATAATTCACATGACAAAACTGCAAGCCAGGGCAACAAAACAGATCATCCGCACTATGATTTAACCAACTCGGTTGTTGATAGTTTGATAAAGAGATTTAAGTTGTGTATTCCATTTGTCCACAGCTGTATACTTCTTCATTCCTTTCGACCTGAAAATTGTTTTTTAACATTAATAAAATACCAGGTTTTAAATACACAACAATTTAGGGACCAAATCCAGTTGAGAGGAATTAAAACATATAAACTGACTTATCAGAGCGTTCCAAAAGCCGGTTCACTTGATCAATGTGTCCTTGAATTCTGTTATCCAAAATAAGTGACACCAGTAGCTGCTCAACATCATGCTCAGGTACATTAAGTTCCTGCCAATTAATTGTTTTATCGAACAAAGTATTAGATCAATTATAATTCATGTGGCTCACAAATTCAACTCAATAAACAAATATTACTATTAATGAAAGGAAAAGGCAAAAGCAATTCAAAAAGGAAAAACTTAATCAGTAATGAGTAGCAGGTTCTTAACCCAGCAAAAAAATGTTTGGCTTATTTAATTCACAATCAGCCCCAGGCTCTTAACCAACACACCATCAAACCCTTAAACCAATACCGGAGGGAATAGCTGTCAAATCATAAGTGGAAATTTTTTATAGAAAAAGGTGTATTTAACTATTATTCTCCATTTCTTCATTCCATTAATTTGTTTGATGGGCTGGGGCAAGGGTTAGCTGAGATTTGAAGTTGAAAGGCATTATGCAGTAGTACTGTAAGTGCTATCTACCTTAGATATAAATGGGATCCTGATTCTTGTATATGGTTTGATGAGTTTCAGCAGGACCTGTGTTCTGATATTCTTTAGCAAATCCTCAATGTAATTTCTGATAAATGGATCATCCATGATGGTTCGTCTGTTACTCTGGAAAGAAAAATATTCAATATCCAATTCCAATAAATATTGGGTAGAAAAATAAGATAAATATGTTGAGGTCAAACTGGAGAAAACACGCTATCATGCTAGACTCAATAAAAGTACCTTCAGAATTTTCTCAAATTCCAATATTTCATTCCGTTGATAGGCTGCTATGAGATTTGTCATTGCCAATATCTCAGGGTCATTCTTGTATCTGCAATAAATAATATGTTGGGTAAAAAGAAAAAGAGGGAGAACCATCCTCAACTTAGAGGGACTAAATCAATGAATGAGATAGCCGAAAAGTGGAGTACAGATGAACAAAATCAAAGGGCTTACGGCTTAGCTTCCTGCCCATCAAATGGATTTACTTCAGACTCCATCAACATGTTGGCAAGAACGAGGTACCTAATACACAGCAGCAAATTAACAATTATGGTTGAAGATCTAAAATACAAAGAATGATTGAATGATTTATTTTGACGTAGTCAAACATAGCTGTAATCTAAGGAAAGCAATATGTAGTTTAAAGATAAGTATAGTATCTTCATAAAATTATCACTGAAACCGATAATACGCATTATGCAGTTAAAAGATAAAAATATCATCTATCTTTATAAAAAGTATAACTAAAAATGACAATTCACATTTAATCATATTTTTGGGAATTACCAATGTAAAATGCAGAGGTATGCATATGCCattataaaaattattaaaaaattgaAATGTGTAGTAACAAAAGCTAAAAGAAAATTGGGTTGCTTACTTCAAGCATTGGATACGCCTCTGATTCCCAGCTTCATCATAATTCTTGAAAGCTTCAAAGAAATCCGTAGCTGCTTCGGCCCACTGGCGCTCTGCCATATGCATTTTACCCCCACATTCGTGGATTATCCCCATTATCCTTGGATGGGGAATTGCTGACTTAATAGTAAGTGCTTTCTGGTAAAGTTGCTGCATTCAATATAGTTGAAATTATAAGGTTTACGGTAGGAAGGGGGGGAGGGGGGGAATGGAACAGTAAAAAAATTATATTTGGTGTGTGATATCTTACAAAAGAAAAAGCATCAACCCCTTTGATATAATTACTACAACCTCCGTCCCTACCCTAAAAATAAGACCCTCTTGGAAAAAATTGTCCCTTTTTATAAGACCCAGAGTAGTCATTCCGGAATAGCGGCGCAAAGCGGCCGACCACAAAAGTAGGATAGCAGGACCACAAAAGCGGGATAGCATGTGGCAGGATCACTGCTCTATTTGATTATTTTTTGGACAAATTACATATAATAAGTATGAACATATATTTAATGTAAAATTAAACAAACAACTCAACTCATAAAACATTCATAAATCAAAACACACATGACTCCTGAAGTGCATAAATAAATATGAAAGAAGATTAAGATTGAGTCTCTCAACTAACATTTTATTGAAAAACACAATTATCCTTAAAAAGTATATTTAAGGGTGATTTCAGTTTTTTAGAGGGGAAACGGATAGCGAACCAGAAACTGCTCCGGGCCAGGAACCACTATGCTTCTCTATCCCGCTATTAACCCTATAGTGGCCGCTATAGTGTTCAGCACCGCTAAGCCTCTTCCCATAACGCTCGGCCTCCTCTCCGCTATAGCGGAATAGCACCGCTATTGGTCTCTATTGACTACTCTCACCCTCTTTATGATTTCAAATGCATTTTTCTTTACCAAAATACACCTATTTATTTAACATTATCAATTGCCGACAAATTTAATATCACTTCCAATTTTCTTAATTCTCGTGATTTTGCCAAAGGGGTGGATGTAGTAGATTCATGTCCCAACTAATTAAGGAAACAAGTCATGaaatacaaaaaaaataataGAAGTGGAAACATTCTGATGAAACCGTATAAGATAGTCTAGAATGTTTTAAGATACAACTATGATATCATGAAACACTTTGAAGAAATTCTAACACTTTCCTTTAAGCCTAAAGCTTAGTAAGGTTTAAACTTGTTATGAGTAGATCTACAAAAATAATATAAATGTGACTCAAATGAGCACTAACCCCTATATATATCTAACATTTAGACTCTTGATTATAATTATGCTAGGACATAAATCATTAAATAAGGAAATATTTCCAAGTAATCATCTAGAATGCTCTAAAATACTCT encodes:
- the LOC127130611 gene encoding secreted RxLR effector protein 161-like; protein product: MQLVKEFSKLMQREFEMNLMGELDYFLGLQIKQLNEVRFFCQTKYGKDLLKRFGMVDAKSIDTPMVTNGNLERNENGKNVEVKKYRGMIGSLLYLTAFRSDIMFSVCICVRYQSTPKESHLKVVKRIFRYLHGTLNYGFWYSKGSDCSLVSYTDSDFVGCKSDRKSTSGTCHIFSNSLVSWHSKKQVLVALSTAEEEYIAVGGYCAQINNYFILI
- the LOC127126542 gene encoding COP9 signalosome complex subunit 2, with product MASDADMEDYGFEYSDEEQEEQDVDIENQYYNSKGLVETDPEGALSGFSEVVGMEQDKAEWGFKALKQTVKLYYRLGRYKEMMEAYREMLTYIKSAVTRNYSEKCINSIMDYVSGSASQNFGLLQEFYQTTLRALEEAKNERLWFKTNLKLCKIFFDIGEYGRMSKILKELHKSCQREDGTDDHKKGTQLLEVYAIEIQMYTETKNNKKLKQLYQKALTIKSAIPHPRIMGIIHECGGKMHMAERQWAEAATDFFEAFKNYDEAGNQRRIQCLKYLVLANMLMESEVNPFDGQEAKPYKNDPEILAMTNLIAAYQRNEILEFEKILKSNRRTIMDDPFIRNYIEDLLKNIRTQVLLKLIKPYTRIRIPFISKELNVPEHDVEQLLVSLILDNRIQGHIDQVNRLLERSDKSKGMKKYTAVDKWNTQLKSLYQTINNRVG